Below is a genomic region from Leptospira venezuelensis.
ACACGAACTAAAGGAAGCGATCTAAAATCTTATTTTAGATTCCAAACTAGAACACCTAACAATACGAACTTCAGAACTTCCCATTTTTCCATTTTAGTTCTTCCGTTCCATACAAGGCCTAAACTTAAAAATGCAAAGAAAAACCAAACTCCAAAGACTGAATATAAAACCAAAGACATCTTTCCCAATTTTATAAGCTTCAATAGATATACGGAAAGTCCAGCAAGAAGAATAAACTGCAAAACTCCATATACTTTTCTGGAATTAGAAATGATCGGATCGAATTTTGTATAAGTGGTCCTGTTTATTTCAGGGACCTTCTTCTCTCCTCCAAGTGAATCTGGTCTCCAGTCAGGCTTTTTGATTAGAAGAAGAAGTTTATCTTTCCAGTTAGGAGTAACCTTCACTAAATTCCAAAGAGAAATGTACACATGCAAATTTGCCCAGATAGGATTGAATGTAGGAAGAGGTTCCGTTAATCCGTAGATCGGCTCCTTCTTCTCTTCCGCGTATGTTCCAAACCAACGATCCCAGAGTATGAGTATACCTCCGTGATTCTTATCTAAATATTCAGGATCACGCCCATGATGGACTCTATGGTGAGAAGGAGTTAAAAGCACTTTTTCCATCCAGCCCAGCTTACCGATCAATCGAGTATGGACCCAGAATTGATAAATCTTCAAAATCCCATGACAAATAAAGAACATCCACCAAGGAATTCCGAGCAAAGCCAAAGGAAGATTGAAAGCATATTCAAAAATCCTTTGGAACATGGATTGGCGAAGTGCCACAGTTAGATTAAATTCTTCGCTGGAATGATGGGTAACATGACAGGCCCACAAAAAATGGATCTCATGAGTTGCCCTATGAAACCAATAATAAATAAAATCTACTGCAAGCAAGACGAATGTCCATGCAAGAAACGATTCTAGGTTAAATTGCCAACCCTCCGCAGTTCTTATCAGCGGAGAAGAAGATGGAAATTCGCCTAGATTGAAAAGAGTTTGGACTGAATAGTATATTCTAATTTTATCATATAGAAGAATGGCCCCTAAAGTGATTATGACTCCGGTAAAAGAGTATAAAATTCCAGTTGCCAGATCAGAAACAGAATCATTCCATCTATAAACTGATTTTTTTCTTCCCCAAATAAATTCTATCACGGCCAGTCCCAGGAAAAAAGGAACCGCCTTGTCCAAAATCGTTTCTTGCATATCCCACACTCTTCTCTTTAATTTACTGTATTTAAGAATTTTGCTAATTTACGGACGAGGAACCTAGGGCTGATCCTGATAGATTGTGCCATTACCTTGTTTGCCACTCCGGAGATCACAACAGCCTTACCTGCCTTCACACCCTGGTAACCGACCTTGGCAACATAAGCCGCATCTGCTTTCGGAACAAGACTACTATTTAAGATCGCAGACTTGTCCATTTCTGCTCTTTTGAAAAATTCAGTTTTAGTTGGACCTGGACAAAGACAGGTAACATTGATCCCGTCTTTACGAACTTCTTCCGCAAGTCCTTCTGAGAAAAATAGAACGTAAGCTTTGGATGCATAATAATTCGTCATCATAGGTCCAGGCTGGAAGGCAGCAGTAGAAGCCACATTTAAAATTTTTCCTGAATGTCTTTCTCTCATGTCCTTTAAGAACAGATGAGTTAATTCCACAAGCGAAGTCACATTGACTTGGATGAGATCCAATTCTTCTTTCAAATCCAAAGAATGGAATTTTCCGTTTGTCCCAAAGCCTGCATTATTTACTAAAAGATCTACGATCGCTTTTTTCTTTTTGGCGAAGTCGTAAATCTTTTTGGGAGACTTTGGATCGGATAAATCTGCGGAAAGGATTTCTACATTCGCGCCTAAACTTTCCATTTCCTTTTTTACTGAGTTTAGGGTTTTGAGATTTCTTGCTACGAGTATTAGATCGTAACCATCTTTAGCGGCTAATTTCGAAATTTCATAACCGATGCCCACGCTTGCTCCGGTAATTAATGCTGTTTTTTTCATGATTGATAAGATTCCTTATTGAAAGAGTGTATCTGTTTTTTCGCTGCCAATTTTAGATTTGGATTTCCTTTCAGGAAAGTAGAAATTGAAAAAAGCTTTACCTTAAGCGCAGTAATAGCGCATACTCTTGTCGCTTATGATAAAACTACACGGTTACCCGATCAGCAATTATACGAATAAGGTCAAATTGGCACTTTTGGAAAAAGGTTTGGAGTTCGAAGAAATCCGCACTCCTTTCTCTCAAGACGAGGAGTTCCTACAAAAAAGCCCAATGGGAAAAATCCCCTACTTAGAAGTAGATGGAAAGTATCTGGTGGAGTCCCAAGCAATTCTGGAATTTTTGGATGATGCCTATCCTAATACTAAACGTTTAATCCCGGCGGATCCATTCGAAGCAGCCGAAGTTAGAACGATTATATCATTCATAGAAAATTATATAGATATTCCAGCCCGCAGATTGTATGAATCAATTGTAGAAGGAAAAACAATCTCACCTGAAACTGTGGAACTCACCAGACTCTCCATTCAAAAGGGAGCAAGAGCGCTTTCCAGAGTGGCAAAATTTTCTCCTTATATAGCAGGGAAAAAATTCACTGCAGCAGACTGTTCTGCGTTTGCCACCTTTCAGATCATAAACGATCATATCGCAGATTGGATCTCTCCGAATCCACTTTTCGAAATTCCAGGATTACAAGCATATCTGGATATGATGATGCAAAATCCAAATGCAGCTAAAGTGGACAAGCCTAAGTCAGTCGTGATGAAAGCTTTAAAAAGACTCCGCAAATAGAGCGGATCTAAATCTCAGACTTTTGTGCGCCGCGTTTTTCCTTGAGAAAAATTCGGATCAAACCTAGTTACAAAAAATCTGGTTGACTGGTTCGGTTCGCAAATTAACTTGCTGGTGGTCTTTATGGAAGCAGAGAAAGTCATTTCGGTCCCTATCAAAGAACTTCCTCACTTAAAAGTGATCCTAGCCGGATGGTACAATTTTTTAAAGGATAGTTACGATCAGAAAACGATAGATGCAAACGCCTTTAAAGATTCTTTAAAGACGAATGTGGTCTATAATATCGATTCCGACCAAGTAGAATTGCTACTTTCAGGTACGGAACAATTGCTTCAAAGCTTCCGCAAAAAACTTTCTTAAAGTTTTTCAGGCCACTAAATCATAGAGTTTTAATAAAGCATCTGGCTCAGGATCTCTTCCCAGAAAACGTTTAAATAGCACCATCGCGTTTTCGGAGCCTCCTTTTTCCAAAACCTCGGTTCTATATTTTAGAGCAAGATCAGCATCAAAAATTCCCTTGGATCTAAATGCAAAAAAAGCATCCGCTGCTAATAGTTCCGCCCATTTATAGCTATAATATCCTGCTGCGTATCCTCCTGAGAAAATATGCCCAAATCCGTTCTGGAACTTGTTATATCCAGGAGGAAAAAGAACGCTGACTTCTTTTCGAACGGTATCCAGAATATTCTGCACTTCCCCTTCCGAATATTTCTGCAGATGGATCCTTATATCAAAAATCCCGAATTCTAGCTGTCGAACTACTCCCATTGCAGCCAAAAAGTTTTTAGTATCCTTTAACTTTCGAGCGAGTTCCTTAGGGATTGGTTTTCCTGTTTCATAATGGAAAGCGAAGAAGTCTAAGACTTCCGGTTCATAAGCAAAATTTTCCAAAAACTGTGAAGGAAATTCCACTGCGTCCCATTCTACTCCGTTGATTCCGCTCACAGGAGGTTCTTCTATTTTTGCGCATAGATGATGGAGTGCATGTCCCATCTCATGGAAAAATGTAACTACATCCGAATGATTTAAGAGAGAAGGAGCAGAATCCTTAGAAGGAGGAAAATTACAAACCACGAATGCAGAAGGCAGGATCGTTTTACCGGAAAGTCTATTTCTAGTTTCCCAATGATTCATCCAGGCGCCGCCCTGTTTGTCTTTTCTAGATTCCAGGTCCAGATAGAGTCTTGCAATAATTTCCGAGCCGTTTTTCACATGATAAACTTCTGTTTTAGGATCCCAAATGGGAGCATTCGTTTTTTCGAATTTTAATCCTAAGAGTTTTTCCAAAAAGGAGAAGGTTCCTTTTACCACAGTATTCTTTTCGAAATAAGGACGAGTTAGTTCTTCATCAAAATCATAGTCCTTCTTCTTTAACTTCTCCGAAACATAAGCGCTGTCAAATGCTTGGAAGTCTGGAATGCCAATTGTTTCCGCAAACTTTTTGAGTGCAGAGATTTCCTTCTCCGCTACAGGTTTTGCAAGTTTTCCAATTTTCTGTAGGAAGTCCAATACCTGCTCTGGAGAATCTGCTACCTTAGTGGCCAAAGAAGATTCTGCGTAATTTTTATATCCGAGTAATTTTGCAGACTCATCTCTTAGAGCCAGGATCTCTTCTAATATTTTTCCGTTCCCGGGGGCACGAGTTACATATGCTTTATATAATTCTTCTCTTTTGGAACGATTACTTCCGTAAGTCATATAACAATTATAACTCGGAAATTGAAGAGTGAATGTATAAGTCCCGTCTTCGTTTTTGTATAATGCCTTGTCTGATTCGGGGATTTCTTTTACATCTTCTTCCGATTCGATTTTCATTTCGAAAGAATTTGTAGAGTCTAAAAGATTTTGAGAAAATTGATTAGAAAGATCCGACAGCCTAAGTTGTATTTCTTGTAGACGATTTTTTTTATCTTCGGGAAGTCCAACTCCACCTAGTTTGAATTGTAAGATTGCGTCTTCTAAAACTTTGTTTTTAGGCCTGTCTAAGCTCAACTTCTCATTGGCATAAATTTGAGAGTATAATTTGAATAATTCTTCGTTTTGACCGAGCTCAGTATAAAATTCTGTGATCTCTGGAAGGATTTCGGTATAATGTTCTTGGGTTTCTTCACTATTCTTAACACTATTTAGGTGGGAAAGTACAGTGAACTCTTCCTGCAATTCTTCCATTGAATTATTTAGGGGACGTATTATGGACTCGTAATTTACGTCTTTCTTCTGTAAAACTTCTTCCAAAACCTTCTTAGTGTTTTGTATCTTTTCTCTCACCTTCTCTTTTTGAGCAGAAAGTGCAATTTGGGGAAATTCTTTGAATAGAACTGAGGAACTCATCGATTCCAGACTTTCTCTTCCCGAATGGAAAAGCACCTATTTTCCATCTTGACAAGATTGAAAAACTGATTCGAATTCCTCCATTCCGGCCCTCTCATGAAATCTTATCTTCTTATACCTCTATTCTTTCTTTATTTGAGCTGCTCGAGTCCCCCCTTGCCCGTATTCCAAACTATGGAAGGCATCTGTCCCAAGTTGGATCTATTCGTTTTATCACAGCCTGAGATAGATGTACAGACGGGGAATGATCTGGTAGGGATCTATTGTAAGGCAAATATCACTCCTATTGGATTTGAATGGGAGATTAGCCTGGTTTTCAGAGATGAGATCCATCCAAGCACTTGGAAGGATTTTTTTTACAGGATTTACAGAAGGATCCGTTATGGTAGGACCTACGACATTGAATCATTTATAGTCAGACTGGAACCTGATGCCAAAACTTTTCAATTGGAACTGAAGAATGTTTATTCAGGAGAGCAGATTTTCCAAGAAGACCCAGTCGTTCACAAGGATAGAATACTTTCTTCTACACTTTTGGAAAATCGAAACTCATTGCCGATTCTTTATGTAAACACTTGGAATCATATGTTTGGGGAGAAGGACAATAATCCAGAGCTCACGAAACAAGAGATCCAAATTTCCGAGTTTCGTTTCGGATCCAGAAGCCAACTAGACGGGTATTTCGGGACTTATTGATAGGAAAAAGCCTTTTCCGAGCGGAGGATCTCAAAATCCTGGAAGAAACTTAAAACGAAGCAGGAGTTCTCACTATGGCTAAAATCCCTACTTCCCCCTTCGCGGAACTAGGTCCTAAAACTCCGGTGGAAACCGGAACCGTAAAACGGGGCATTTACGGTAGATATCTGGAAGAATTTACGGAAGGTGCAATTTTCGAACATCCAAGAGAACTGACAATCGATCGTTCTTTTGCACAAGAGTTTGCTACCACATTTATGGAAGCAAATCCACTTTATCTTTCCGCTCCTTACGCACAAGCTCACGGATTTAAGGATCTATTGGTTTCTCCTTTGATGGTGTTCAACATAGCACTTTCTTTGGGAGTTCAAAACGATTCTGAAAAAGCACTCGCAAACCTTGGATACTATGACGTTCAATTCTTGAAACCTGTATATCCAGGAGATACACTTTCCGCTAAAACCAAAATTAACAAAATTGATGATAAGGGAGCAGATAAACCAGGTATCGTTCATGTTCGTACAATCTGTTTGAACCAAAACAAAGAATTAGTTCTTCAATACGAAAGAAAGATCATGATCTATCACTCTAATGGAAAACCGAAAGGAACTCCGAAACCAGTGATCAAAGATGCGTTCTTCCCTGAGACAGATAGTCCAGTGATCGAACTTCCTGAGCTAAAATTTCCAAAAGGTTTCGAAACTGCTACCTGGACAGATACTTATTTCGAAAATTTTGCAGCTGGTCAGATCTATATCCACCAAAACGGAAGAACAATCACTGACGAACATTTCCCTTGGACTTACAGAGTTGGAAACACTCATCCACTTCATTACGATAAACTTTACTCTTCTGGAATCTCCGGACCAATGGGTGGAGAGCCTGTCGTTTATGGTGGACTCGTATTCGCATGGTTATGCGGACTTTCTTCCAGAGATGTAACTGAAAATGTAATTTGGGACCTTGGATTCACCGAAGGATATCATACTCAACCTTCCTTCAGCGGAGACACTGTGACTGCGATCACTAGAGTTCTTTCTGTAACAGATAGAGGAACCGAATTCGGAATCCCTGCAGGAGAAGTTCATCTTCAGTTCATCGGTCTGAAAAACATCAAAGCAAATGATGCTTTCGAAAAATTCGGAGCGGATCTATTCTTAAAAGAGAACGATAAGAAAAAACACGGGAAAGAAAAACTTCCTGAGAAAATTTTCGAAATCGAAAGAAAGATTTTAGTTAAGAAGAAGTAAAAGCCGCAGAGATATTAGAGACGCGGTGTAGTAATGACTCACGCGGAGGCACAGAGTCGCAGAGGTTTATAGGAATTAGTAAAACTAAAAACTCTCTGCGTCTTCGCGTCTCAACGTGCCTAAAAAACTGCGTCTCTTTTGAGTCTTAGCGACTTCGCGTGGGCTATGTCTCACCCTTCTAAAGTGGCGCTCATAGAGCCTTTTGAGGCTGGTAGTAAAGGATCTGGTCCGTAATTCAGGATTAAGTCTTGGATATGTTCTGCGTGTTCTAGTTCGCCT
It encodes:
- a CDS encoding MaoC family dehydratase yields the protein MAKIPTSPFAELGPKTPVETGTVKRGIYGRYLEEFTEGAIFEHPRELTIDRSFAQEFATTFMEANPLYLSAPYAQAHGFKDLLVSPLMVFNIALSLGVQNDSEKALANLGYYDVQFLKPVYPGDTLSAKTKINKIDDKGADKPGIVHVRTICLNQNKELVLQYERKIMIYHSNGKPKGTPKPVIKDAFFPETDSPVIELPELKFPKGFETATWTDTYFENFAAGQIYIHQNGRTITDEHFPWTYRVGNTHPLHYDKLYSSGISGPMGGEPVVYGGLVFAWLCGLSSRDVTENVIWDLGFTEGYHTQPSFSGDTVTAITRVLSVTDRGTEFGIPAGEVHLQFIGLKNIKANDAFEKFGADLFLKENDKKKHGKEKLPEKIFEIERKILVKKK
- a CDS encoding glutathione S-transferase family protein, with the translated sequence MIKLHGYPISNYTNKVKLALLEKGLEFEEIRTPFSQDEEFLQKSPMGKIPYLEVDGKYLVESQAILEFLDDAYPNTKRLIPADPFEAAEVRTIISFIENYIDIPARRLYESIVEGKTISPETVELTRLSIQKGARALSRVAKFSPYIAGKKFTAADCSAFATFQIINDHIADWISPNPLFEIPGLQAYLDMMMQNPNAAKVDKPKSVVMKALKRLRK
- a CDS encoding M3 family metallopeptidase produces the protein MSSSVLFKEFPQIALSAQKEKVREKIQNTKKVLEEVLQKKDVNYESIIRPLNNSMEELQEEFTVLSHLNSVKNSEETQEHYTEILPEITEFYTELGQNEELFKLYSQIYANEKLSLDRPKNKVLEDAILQFKLGGVGLPEDKKNRLQEIQLRLSDLSNQFSQNLLDSTNSFEMKIESEEDVKEIPESDKALYKNEDGTYTFTLQFPSYNCYMTYGSNRSKREELYKAYVTRAPGNGKILEEILALRDESAKLLGYKNYAESSLATKVADSPEQVLDFLQKIGKLAKPVAEKEISALKKFAETIGIPDFQAFDSAYVSEKLKKKDYDFDEELTRPYFEKNTVVKGTFSFLEKLLGLKFEKTNAPIWDPKTEVYHVKNGSEIIARLYLDLESRKDKQGGAWMNHWETRNRLSGKTILPSAFVVCNFPPSKDSAPSLLNHSDVVTFFHEMGHALHHLCAKIEEPPVSGINGVEWDAVEFPSQFLENFAYEPEVLDFFAFHYETGKPIPKELARKLKDTKNFLAAMGVVRQLEFGIFDIRIHLQKYSEGEVQNILDTVRKEVSVLFPPGYNKFQNGFGHIFSGGYAAGYYSYKWAELLAADAFFAFRSKGIFDADLALKYRTEVLEKGGSENAMVLFKRFLGRDPEPDALLKLYDLVA
- a CDS encoding sterol desaturase family protein, coding for MQETILDKAVPFFLGLAVIEFIWGRKKSVYRWNDSVSDLATGILYSFTGVIITLGAILLYDKIRIYYSVQTLFNLGEFPSSSPLIRTAEGWQFNLESFLAWTFVLLAVDFIYYWFHRATHEIHFLWACHVTHHSSEEFNLTVALRQSMFQRIFEYAFNLPLALLGIPWWMFFICHGILKIYQFWVHTRLIGKLGWMEKVLLTPSHHRVHHGRDPEYLDKNHGGILILWDRWFGTYAEEKKEPIYGLTEPLPTFNPIWANLHVYISLWNLVKVTPNWKDKLLLLIKKPDWRPDSLGGEKKVPEINRTTYTKFDPIISNSRKVYGVLQFILLAGLSVYLLKLIKLGKMSLVLYSVFGVWFFFAFLSLGLVWNGRTKMEKWEVLKFVLLGVLVWNLK
- the lsa23 gene encoding surface adhesion protein Lsa23; translated protein: MKSYLLIPLFFLYLSCSSPPLPVFQTMEGICPKLDLFVLSQPEIDVQTGNDLVGIYCKANITPIGFEWEISLVFRDEIHPSTWKDFFYRIYRRIRYGRTYDIESFIVRLEPDAKTFQLELKNVYSGEQIFQEDPVVHKDRILSSTLLENRNSLPILYVNTWNHMFGEKDNNPELTKQEIQISEFRFGSRSQLDGYFGTY
- a CDS encoding SDR family NAD(P)-dependent oxidoreductase, which translates into the protein MKKTALITGASVGIGYEISKLAAKDGYDLILVARNLKTLNSVKKEMESLGANVEILSADLSDPKSPKKIYDFAKKKKAIVDLLVNNAGFGTNGKFHSLDLKEELDLIQVNVTSLVELTHLFLKDMRERHSGKILNVASTAAFQPGPMMTNYYASKAYVLFFSEGLAEEVRKDGINVTCLCPGPTKTEFFKRAEMDKSAILNSSLVPKADAAYVAKVGYQGVKAGKAVVISGVANKVMAQSIRISPRFLVRKLAKFLNTVN